In one window of Ostrinia nubilalis chromosome 19, ilOstNubi1.1, whole genome shotgun sequence DNA:
- the LOC135081310 gene encoding uncharacterized protein LOC135081310, translating into MEISFVRADNSNLPKIDAFMVALFFRNNPDYYSAELKNVKTAVSARETYGDDAIGYVQLHRKDGICTVKCKMCPEHRVRTKSYNVTMVVNEQDSKVISCQCHDCAASAGGCKHAVAFLMWVHRRSEEPACTSVECYWRKPTLSKVGTTLKYITVQQLSKKEIPHRPSITSVYDDFLAEANKRNIHNCELLKHQKNFLHSGVMQFSLHCFIMKQSPDTKQDVDLVIEKMRDTFNKAAISEVEMATRKQNKSSLWYEMRYGRITASRAHEVSVCKTPDGSLIASIMGAKIPDSAAMRRGRDLESSVRKTVSSKLKKKITTCGLFITENYPMIAASPDGITNDAIMEIKCPTKAKTKESYLKNGNITKKFMAQVQLQMYATGYKKCFFCVADSEFEATKNVDIIVVPYDSAYISTLLPKLVTFWKNNVYPILYVNTSV; encoded by the exons ATGGAAATAAGTTTTGTGCGAGCCGACAATAGCAACCTGCCAAAGATCGACGCTTTTATGGTTGCACTTTTCTTCAGAAATAACCCTGATTATTATTCTGCAGAACTTAAAAATGTGAAAACAGCTGT GTCTGCAAGGGAAACTTACGGAGACGATGCAATTGGATATGTCCAGCTACATCGCAAGGATGGAATATGTACAGTGAAATGTAAAATGTGCCCTGAACATCGCGTCAGAACAAAATCTTACAATGTCACGATGGTTGTTAATGAACAGGACAGCAAAGTGATTAGCTGTCAGTGCCACGACTGTGCAGCTTCAGCTGGGGGATGCAAGCATGCTGTAGCATTTTTAATGTGGGTCCATCGCCGTTCAGAAGAGCCTGCATGTACTTCAGTTGAATGCTACTGGAGAAAACCTACTCTGTCAAAAGTAGGTACAACGCTGAAATACATTACTGTGCAGCAGTTGTCAAAAAAAGAAATCCCTCACCGACCAAGCATAACTTCAGTTTATGATGATTTTTTAGCAGAAGCCAATAAGAGAAACATTCACAACTGCGAGTTGCTCAAGCATCAGAAGAATTTTCTACATAGTGGTGTGATGCAATTTTCATTGCACTGTTTTATTATGAAACAGTCGCCAGATACTAAACAGGATGTAGATTTAGTAATAGAAAAGATGAGAGACACATTCAATAAAGCTGCCATAAGTGAAGTTGAAATGGCTACAAGGAAGCAGAACAAGAGCAGCTTGTGGTATGAAATGAGGTATGGCCGTATCACTGCTTCTAGGGCACATGAGGTGAGTGTATGCAAAACACCTGATGGCTCTTTAATTGCATCCATAATGGGTGCAAAAATACCTGATTCAGCCGCAATGCGAAGAGGCAGAGATTTAGAGTCCTCTGTCCGAAAGACAGTGAGTAGCAAGTTAAAGAAGAAAATAACCACATGTGGGCTATTCATAACTGAAAACTACCCTATGATAGCAGCATCTCCTGACGGTATAACAAATGATGCCATTATGGAAATAAAATGCCCTACCAAGGCCAAAACCAaagaaagttatttaaaaaatggcaatattacaaaaaaattcATGGCTCAGGTGCAACTGCAAATGTATGCAACTGGTTATAAGAAGTGCTTTTTTTGTGTTGCTGACAGCGAGTTCGAAGCAACAAAAAATGTTGACATTATTGTAGTGCCTTATGACAGTGCTTATATTAGCACTTTATTACCAAAATTAGTTACATTTTGGAAAAACAATGTCTATCCCATTTTGTATGTTAACACCAGTGTATga